One Micromonospora eburnea genomic region harbors:
- a CDS encoding GNAT family N-acetyltransferase has product MTDAEPLTDLAATLRALRRAADLSQRELAGKSGVPQATIARIESGRSPDPGFRTIERLVGAVAGRITISPAASAELDPVAQEELRDAAGRHPPAHLEAREVREPRDWPGAWWAHWYNVPPERWPPLPAVTYALDRDARDRQRHRDQVRRDSTVRRYVDPAVPSTSWCFVAERPGGELVGELRAHERSVDLLIGHYPVGQRELVLDGVLVAPAYRLMGIGRRLVDAFSLEMDRAGIGSVHAVAVECGAIDFLLACGFQLECRRPAALLLERPVSGGRPPRR; this is encoded by the coding sequence GTGACCGACGCGGAGCCTCTGACGGATCTGGCGGCGACCCTGCGCGCGTTGCGCCGGGCGGCCGACCTCAGCCAACGGGAACTGGCCGGAAAATCCGGGGTGCCGCAGGCGACGATCGCGCGGATCGAGTCCGGGAGGTCGCCCGACCCGGGCTTCCGCACCATCGAACGTCTCGTCGGCGCCGTGGCCGGCCGGATCACGATCTCGCCCGCGGCCTCCGCTGAGCTCGATCCGGTTGCCCAGGAGGAACTGCGGGACGCGGCGGGGCGGCACCCTCCGGCGCACCTCGAGGCCCGCGAGGTGCGCGAGCCCCGCGATTGGCCGGGCGCCTGGTGGGCGCACTGGTACAACGTCCCGCCCGAGCGTTGGCCTCCACTGCCGGCCGTGACATATGCGCTGGACCGTGACGCGCGGGATCGGCAGCGGCATCGCGATCAGGTGCGGCGGGACAGCACCGTCCGCCGGTACGTCGACCCGGCAGTCCCGTCGACCTCCTGGTGTTTCGTCGCCGAGCGGCCCGGCGGGGAACTGGTCGGCGAGCTTCGGGCACACGAGCGCAGCGTCGACCTGCTGATCGGGCATTATCCGGTCGGCCAGCGCGAGCTCGTACTCGACGGGGTGCTCGTCGCGCCGGCGTATCGTCTGATGGGCATCGGGCGTCGGCTGGTCGACGCGTTCTCGCTCGAGATGGACCGGGCCGGCATCGGCTCCGTTCACGCGGTGGCCGTCGAATGCGGTGCCATCGACTTCCTGCTCGCGTGCGGGTTCCAGCTGGAGTGCAGGCGGCCCGCCGCGTTGCTGCTGGAACGGCCGGTCAGCGGAGGGCGGCCGCCGCGGCGGTGA
- a CDS encoding futalosine hydrolase — MTGLLVVTAVPAEAEAVRAGLTDPTVTVAPVGVGPAVAGAATARLLVLAEAAGRPYRAVVSAGIAGGFVDRVAVGGTVLATRSVAADLGAESPEGFLPLEELGMPADLLGVGSVVPADPGLLDALRTALPAATVGAVLTVNTVTGTAASTAALAARHPDAVAEAMEGYGVAVAAAQAGVPFAELRTVSNPIGPRDRGSWRMREAFAALTAAAAALR; from the coding sequence GTGACCGGACTGCTGGTGGTGACCGCCGTACCCGCCGAGGCGGAGGCGGTCCGGGCGGGCCTGACCGACCCCACCGTCACCGTCGCGCCCGTCGGGGTGGGCCCCGCCGTGGCCGGGGCCGCCACCGCCCGGCTGCTCGTGCTCGCCGAGGCGGCCGGTCGGCCGTACCGGGCGGTGGTCAGCGCGGGCATCGCCGGCGGTTTCGTCGACCGGGTGGCGGTCGGCGGCACGGTGCTGGCGACCCGCAGCGTGGCGGCCGACCTGGGCGCCGAGTCGCCGGAGGGCTTTCTCCCGCTGGAGGAGCTGGGCATGCCGGCGGACCTGCTGGGCGTCGGCAGCGTCGTACCCGCCGACCCGGGGCTGCTGGACGCCCTGCGTACCGCCCTGCCGGCGGCCACGGTCGGCGCGGTGCTCACGGTCAACACGGTGACCGGCACCGCCGCGAGCACCGCGGCCCTCGCCGCCCGGCACCCGGACGCGGTGGCGGAGGCCATGGAGGGGTACGGCGTGGCCGTCGCCGCCGCGCAGGCCGGCGTGCCCTTCGCCGAGCTGCGTACGGTGTCCAACCCGATCGGGCCCCGGGATCGGGGATCCTGGCGGATGCGGGAGGCGTTCGCCGCCCTCACCGCCGCGGCGGCCGCCCTCCGCTGA
- a CDS encoding MFS transporter: protein MPPSSRSGRSALGRAVGTGIRATRLLLRGSLHGGRWMTRRAGSARARSAGNEVGMVRLFDLHALSCAGDTLIAIGLAGTIFFDVPLGEARNKVALYLLVTMVPFAMLAPVVGPLLDHFRHGRRYALATTMLGRAFLAWLISDYLGSFGLYPAAFGVLALSRAYGVARSAAVPRLLPEGLGLSQVGARASVYGTVAGGLVAPLGLAAFWFGPQWSLRVASLIFLVGMVIALRLPPRADSEPPERVPQPFRALRRRNGERPLGRGRPAGRLVIATVIGAAALRGVYGFLLLFLAFAIKAGDLTTDFFGRDLGAQGALGLVGGALAVGTFLATAVGTRLRIHRPTAIQSSGMIIVAGVAVLAALKFSLPMVALFCLVTSLFSGIAKLAVDASIQERIPERLRASSFAHSETALMLAFVAGGGLGLVPFTGRIGVTVAASFAALVGVRGVLVASRLRKERLIGRSLGDDELADERTEELADPAPTSPAPTSGGTPTTELDEAFAPPGFHIYRPSSSTVGGPGGLDEENRREPRGPVG from the coding sequence ATGCCGCCGTCCTCCCGCTCCGGCCGGTCCGCCCTCGGGCGGGCCGTCGGCACGGGCATCCGCGCCACCCGCCTGCTGCTACGCGGCTCGCTGCATGGCGGTCGATGGATGACCCGACGGGCCGGATCGGCCCGGGCCCGCAGCGCCGGCAACGAGGTGGGCATGGTCCGCCTCTTCGACCTGCACGCCCTCTCCTGCGCCGGGGACACCCTGATCGCCATCGGCCTGGCCGGGACGATCTTCTTCGACGTGCCACTCGGCGAGGCCCGCAACAAGGTCGCGCTCTACCTGCTGGTGACCATGGTGCCGTTCGCCATGCTCGCCCCGGTGGTCGGGCCGCTGCTGGACCACTTCCGGCACGGCCGCCGGTACGCGCTGGCGACCACCATGCTCGGCCGGGCCTTCCTCGCCTGGCTGATCTCCGACTACCTCGGCAGCTTCGGGCTCTACCCGGCGGCGTTCGGCGTGCTCGCCCTCTCCCGGGCGTACGGGGTGGCCCGCTCGGCGGCGGTGCCGAGGCTGCTGCCGGAGGGCCTGGGGCTGTCCCAGGTGGGCGCCCGGGCGAGCGTCTACGGCACGGTGGCCGGTGGCCTGGTCGCCCCGCTCGGGCTGGCCGCGTTCTGGTTCGGGCCGCAGTGGTCGCTCCGGGTGGCCTCGCTGATCTTTTTGGTCGGCATGGTGATCGCGCTGCGCCTGCCGCCGAGGGCGGATTCCGAGCCCCCGGAGCGGGTGCCGCAGCCGTTCCGGGCATTGCGCCGCCGGAACGGGGAACGCCCGCTGGGCCGGGGCCGACCCGCCGGCCGCCTGGTGATCGCCACCGTGATCGGCGCGGCGGCGCTGCGCGGCGTGTACGGCTTCCTGCTGCTCTTCCTGGCCTTCGCGATCAAGGCCGGCGACCTGACGACCGACTTCTTCGGCCGGGATCTGGGCGCACAGGGCGCACTCGGCCTGGTCGGTGGCGCACTGGCGGTGGGCACCTTCCTGGCCACCGCGGTCGGCACCCGGCTGCGTATCCACCGGCCGACCGCGATCCAGTCCAGCGGCATGATCATCGTGGCCGGGGTGGCGGTGCTGGCCGCGCTGAAGTTCTCGCTCCCCATGGTGGCGTTGTTCTGCCTGGTGACGTCCCTGTTCAGCGGGATCGCCAAGCTCGCGGTCGACGCCTCGATCCAGGAGCGGATCCCGGAGCGGCTGCGGGCCAGCTCCTTCGCCCACTCGGAGACCGCCCTCATGCTCGCCTTCGTGGCCGGCGGCGGGCTCGGGCTCGTCCCGTTCACCGGCCGGATCGGGGTCACCGTCGCCGCCAGCTTCGCGGCGCTGGTGGGCGTACGCGGCGTGCTGGTGGCCAGCCGGCTGCGCAAGGAACGCCTGATCGGCCGGTCCCTCGGCGACGACGAGCTGGCCGACGAGCGGACGGAGGAGCTGGCCGACCCGGCCCCCACCTCGCCGGCCCCGACGTCGGGCGGTACGCCCACCACCGAGCTGGACGAGGCGTTCGCGCCGCCCGGCTTTCACATCTACCGTCCCTCCTCCTCCACCGTCGGCGGGCCGGGCGGCCTCGACGAGGAGAACCGGCGGGAGCCACGGGGGCCGGTCGGGTGA
- a CDS encoding DUF3027 domain-containing protein: MGNNGQVTRPASARAPRLDQVCAAAVEVARAAITEVDPADVGEHLQAVAEGDRLVTHYFECRLAGYRGWRWAVTVTRVPRSRHVTICDTVLLPGPDALLAPGWVPWQERLKPGDLGPGDLLPTPPDDERLAPGYVLSDDPAVEETAWELGLGRPRVLSREGRSEAAQRWYDGDHGPDAAISVAAPAAARCGTCGFYLPLAGALRQSFGACGNFYAPDDGRVVSADHGCGAHSETLAETAETPVDELPTVYDDSAVEAMSVSRAPGSVEAAEPAEPYGHP; this comes from the coding sequence ATGGGGAACAATGGGCAGGTGACCAGGCCCGCCTCCGCCCGCGCTCCCCGGCTCGACCAGGTGTGCGCCGCCGCCGTCGAGGTGGCCCGCGCCGCCATCACCGAGGTGGACCCCGCCGACGTCGGCGAGCACCTCCAGGCCGTCGCCGAGGGCGACCGGCTCGTCACCCACTACTTCGAGTGCCGGCTGGCGGGCTACCGCGGCTGGCGCTGGGCCGTGACGGTGACCCGGGTGCCGCGCAGCCGGCACGTCACGATCTGCGACACGGTCCTGCTGCCGGGCCCCGACGCGCTGCTCGCCCCCGGCTGGGTGCCGTGGCAGGAGCGGCTCAAGCCGGGCGACCTCGGCCCGGGCGACCTGCTGCCGACCCCGCCGGACGACGAGCGCCTCGCCCCGGGCTATGTGCTCTCCGACGACCCGGCGGTTGAGGAGACCGCGTGGGAGCTGGGCCTGGGCCGTCCCCGGGTGCTGTCCCGGGAGGGGCGCTCAGAGGCCGCCCAGCGCTGGTACGACGGCGACCACGGCCCGGATGCCGCGATCTCGGTGGCCGCGCCGGCCGCCGCCCGCTGCGGCACCTGCGGCTTCTATCTGCCGCTCGCCGGCGCGCTGCGGCAGTCCTTCGGCGCCTGCGGCAATTTCTACGCCCCGGACGACGGCCGGGTGGTGAGCGCCGACCACGGCTGTGGCGCGCACTCGGAGACGTTGGCCGAGACGGCCGAGACCCCGGTCGACGAGCTGCCCACGGTCTACGACGACAGCGCGGTCGAGGCGATGTCGGTAAGCCGGGCCCCGGGCTCGGTGGAGGCGGCCGAGCCGGCCGAGCCGTACGGCCACCCCTGA
- a CDS encoding DUF2530 domain-containing protein → MSQEQPPRPEPLDPPMVPFAVAGLIAWAVVGLVLLVFFRGWLTEHGHQNWLWTCLAGFLWGFPGLAVMMRHDANRRRRREAAARRG, encoded by the coding sequence GTGTCCCAGGAGCAACCGCCGCGGCCCGAGCCGCTCGACCCACCGATGGTGCCGTTCGCCGTCGCCGGGCTGATCGCCTGGGCGGTGGTCGGGCTGGTGCTGCTGGTCTTCTTCCGCGGCTGGCTCACCGAGCACGGGCATCAGAACTGGCTCTGGACCTGCCTGGCCGGTTTCCTGTGGGGCTTTCCCGGTCTCGCCGTGATGATGCGGCACGACGCCAACCGGCGCCGCCGCCGGGAGGCCGCCGCCCGCCGTGGCTGA
- a CDS encoding MarR family winged helix-turn-helix transcriptional regulator, with product MTERTVTAKRVPPAQLAPQLRDAITRLNRRVRQARPVGDLTVTQVSALTSLNLAGALTPRELADVERVQPPTMTKIVAKLEERGLVQRTPHPTDGRQVILAATEGGRAVLEQFERARNEWLADRLAALTEEERDTLRRAANILQGIARA from the coding sequence GTGACGGAGCGGACGGTGACGGCGAAACGCGTGCCACCGGCGCAGCTGGCCCCCCAGCTGCGTGATGCGATCACCCGACTCAACCGACGGGTCCGACAGGCCCGCCCGGTCGGCGACCTGACGGTCACCCAGGTCTCGGCGCTCACCAGCCTCAACCTGGCCGGTGCCCTGACGCCCCGGGAGCTGGCCGACGTCGAGCGGGTGCAGCCGCCCACGATGACCAAGATCGTCGCGAAGCTGGAGGAGCGCGGCCTCGTGCAGCGCACCCCCCACCCGACCGACGGCCGGCAGGTCATCCTCGCGGCGACCGAGGGAGGGCGGGCCGTGCTCGAACAGTTCGAGCGGGCCCGCAACGAGTGGCTGGCCGACCGGCTGGCCGCGCTCACCGAGGAGGAACGCGACACGCTGCGGCGGGCCGCCAACATCCTCCAGGGGATCGCTCGCGCCTGA
- a CDS encoding MFS transporter codes for MRAKLSTMFQSLRVRNYRLFATGQLIKLIGVWMMFIAQDWLVLELSDNSATALGVVTALQFTPVLLLTLLSGRLADRYDKRMLLFVANAFWTALALVMSLLVITGLVQLWHVFTFALLLGVANAVETPVRQAFVSELVGVPLLPNALSLNAATFNSARIVGPATAGLAIAAFDVGPVFLFSALSSIAPLVNVVRMRTSELHRKDLPPAGERDQARVVDGLRYVGRRPDILLPMALMSVIGMSLFNFQLTLAALAKTVFNTGAASFGLFSTALAVGALIGALAGTGRRSRPSVWLVLGAAVGCAAFGTLVGLAPAYWLVVALLLPTGFFMVFFAQAANQRVQLSVDAAFRGRVMALWVLVFLGTNPVGAPIIGWVAETFGAGASIWIGGLISLAAALLALTWQLRRSGARLRMRVLPMPRFYVVSPGAE; via the coding sequence GTGCGGGCGAAGTTGAGCACGATGTTCCAGTCCCTACGAGTCCGAAACTACCGGCTCTTCGCCACCGGACAGCTGATCAAGTTGATCGGCGTCTGGATGATGTTCATCGCCCAGGACTGGCTCGTCCTTGAGCTCAGCGACAATTCCGCCACCGCGCTCGGCGTGGTCACCGCGTTGCAGTTCACCCCCGTACTGCTGCTGACGCTGCTCTCCGGCCGGCTCGCCGACCGGTACGACAAGCGGATGCTGCTCTTCGTCGCCAACGCGTTCTGGACCGCGCTGGCGCTGGTGATGAGCCTGCTGGTGATCACCGGGCTGGTGCAGCTCTGGCACGTCTTCACGTTCGCCCTCCTGCTCGGCGTCGCCAACGCGGTGGAGACCCCCGTCCGGCAGGCGTTCGTCTCCGAGCTGGTCGGCGTGCCGCTGCTGCCCAACGCGCTCTCGCTCAACGCGGCCACCTTCAACTCGGCCCGGATAGTCGGCCCGGCCACCGCCGGTCTGGCCATCGCCGCCTTCGACGTCGGGCCGGTCTTCCTGTTCAGCGCACTCAGCTCGATCGCGCCGCTGGTCAACGTGGTCCGGATGCGTACCTCCGAGCTGCACCGCAAGGACCTGCCGCCGGCCGGCGAGCGCGACCAGGCCCGGGTGGTGGACGGCCTGCGGTACGTCGGGCGCCGGCCGGACATCCTGCTGCCGATGGCGCTGATGTCGGTGATCGGGATGAGCCTGTTCAACTTCCAGCTCACCCTCGCCGCGCTGGCCAAGACCGTGTTCAACACCGGTGCCGCCTCGTTCGGCCTGTTCAGCACCGCGCTCGCGGTCGGCGCGCTGATCGGTGCCCTGGCCGGCACCGGGCGGCGCAGCCGCCCGTCCGTCTGGCTGGTGCTCGGTGCGGCGGTCGGCTGCGCCGCGTTCGGCACCCTGGTCGGGCTCGCCCCGGCGTACTGGCTGGTGGTGGCGTTGCTGCTGCCGACCGGGTTCTTCATGGTCTTCTTCGCCCAGGCCGCCAACCAACGGGTTCAGCTCAGCGTCGACGCCGCCTTCCGGGGTCGGGTGATGGCGCTCTGGGTGCTGGTCTTCCTCGGCACCAACCCGGTCGGTGCGCCGATCATCGGTTGGGTGGCCGAGACCTTCGGCGCCGGGGCGAGTATCTGGATCGGTGGCCTGATCTCGCTCGCCGCCGCGCTCCTCGCGCTCACCTGGCAGCTGCGCCGCTCCGGTGCCCGGCTGCGGATGCGGGTGCTGCCCATGCCCCGTTTCTACGTGGTGTCGCCCGGCGCCGAATGA
- the thpR gene encoding RNA 2',3'-cyclic phosphodiesterase, giving the protein MRLFVAVYPPRPAIDDLAAQVARLRIGAASAAGTNVRLADPANAHLTLAFLGDVPEDRLVDVESALGLAAETFRGGRDSSPRLRLGGGGSFGRGRFTVLWVDVQGDVEGLAVLVRLIRFGLRRAELPHDEKPFRAHLTIARPGDRVDRADVLADREILHAYLGPEWPAAELVLVRSHPGPRPTYDRLAAWPI; this is encoded by the coding sequence GTGCGGCTCTTCGTCGCGGTCTATCCACCCCGGCCGGCGATCGACGACCTCGCCGCCCAGGTGGCCCGGCTGCGGATCGGGGCCGCCTCCGCCGCCGGCACCAACGTCCGGCTGGCCGACCCGGCCAACGCCCACCTCACCCTGGCCTTCCTCGGCGACGTGCCCGAGGACCGGCTGGTCGACGTGGAGAGCGCGCTCGGCCTGGCCGCCGAGACGTTCCGGGGCGGCCGGGACAGCTCGCCGCGGCTCCGGCTCGGGGGCGGGGGCAGCTTCGGGCGGGGCCGGTTCACCGTGCTCTGGGTGGACGTCCAGGGCGACGTCGAGGGGCTGGCGGTGCTGGTCCGGCTGATCCGGTTCGGGTTGCGCCGCGCCGAGCTGCCGCACGACGAGAAGCCGTTCCGGGCCCACCTGACCATCGCCCGCCCCGGCGACCGGGTCGACCGTGCCGACGTGCTGGCCGATCGGGAGATCCTGCACGCCTACCTCGGCCCCGAGTGGCCGGCGGCGGAGCTGGTGCTGGTCCGCAGCCACCCGGGCCCCCGCCCCACCTACGACCGCCTGGCCGCCTGGCCGATCTGA
- a CDS encoding aldo/keto reductase, with protein sequence MEYTNLGRTGLSVSRLCLGTMNFGPQTDEPDSFAIMDRALEHGINFFDTANVYGWKLGEGVTERIIGRWLAQGGGRRDKVVLATKVYGRMGEWPNDQGLSARHIIRACEDSLRRLQTDTIDLYQMHHISRATPWEEIWQAMETLVAQGKVIYVGSSNFAGWHIAQAQAAAGRRNFLGLVSEQCIYNLMTRYVELEVIPAAQHHGLGVIPWSPLHGGLLSGVIRKMAEGGAARSASGRSADALAAHRPTIEAYEKLCADLGHDPADVALAWLLSRPGVTAPIVGPRTVDQLDRNLTALEVDLDEATLARLDELFPPLGNGGPGPEAWAW encoded by the coding sequence ATGGAATACACGAACCTGGGACGTACCGGTCTCTCGGTGAGCCGGCTCTGCCTCGGCACCATGAACTTCGGGCCGCAGACCGACGAGCCGGACAGCTTCGCCATCATGGATCGGGCGCTGGAACACGGCATCAACTTTTTCGACACCGCGAACGTCTATGGCTGGAAGCTCGGCGAGGGCGTCACCGAGCGGATCATCGGCCGCTGGCTCGCCCAGGGCGGCGGGCGCCGCGACAAGGTCGTCCTGGCCACCAAGGTGTACGGCAGGATGGGCGAGTGGCCCAACGACCAGGGCCTCAGCGCCCGGCACATCATCCGGGCCTGTGAGGATTCGCTGCGCCGGCTCCAGACCGACACCATCGACCTTTACCAGATGCACCACATCTCCCGGGCCACGCCGTGGGAGGAGATCTGGCAGGCCATGGAGACCCTGGTCGCGCAGGGCAAGGTGATCTACGTTGGATCGTCCAACTTCGCCGGTTGGCACATCGCCCAGGCGCAGGCCGCGGCGGGCCGGCGCAACTTCCTCGGCCTCGTCTCCGAGCAGTGCATCTACAACCTGATGACCCGGTACGTCGAGCTTGAGGTGATTCCGGCCGCGCAGCATCACGGGCTGGGCGTCATCCCCTGGTCGCCGCTGCACGGCGGCCTGCTCTCCGGCGTCATCCGCAAGATGGCCGAGGGCGGCGCGGCCCGCAGCGCCAGCGGCCGATCGGCCGACGCGCTCGCCGCGCACCGCCCCACCATCGAGGCGTACGAGAAGCTCTGCGCCGACCTGGGCCACGACCCGGCCGACGTGGCGCTGGCCTGGCTGCTCTCCCGGCCGGGCGTGACCGCCCCGATCGTCGGCCCGCGCACCGTGGACCAGCTCGACCGGAACCTCACCGCGCTGGAGGTCGACCTCGACGAGGCGACCCTGGCACGCCTCGACGAACTCTTCCCGCCCCTCGGCAACGGCGGCCCCGGCCCCGAGGCCTGGGCCTGGTGA
- the sepH gene encoding septation protein SepH — protein sequence MRPVRFVALSEDGQAMVLADEVGRLLALPIDERVTGALHAEPGSAPLAVVPSAADPTPSLSPRDIQARIRAGESAEDVARIAGVPVDRVLRYAGPVLQERAMLAQHARRTRLKGAEKPTPLAEVVNGRLAQHGIDTEKISWDAYRRDDGTWRIIATWPSGKATAQAVWDLDKTRQHVAPHDDMAQYLCAERPTPILGQEPAPERGGHALPGPSRGEPSRGGHGLPTPAEHARPGRDPIRAGRDALLASLDRPLGSTSGRGLEPRTPAALAGPEAPRQRPVSGGAAALLGGGPGSAFDDDSDAPKEVPAVPSLAVLRPRRTGAAAAAGGGSESAEAGGKPRKRLPSWDDVLFGSGPAARESS from the coding sequence ATGCGCCCAGTACGCTTCGTCGCCCTCTCCGAGGACGGCCAGGCTATGGTGCTCGCCGACGAGGTCGGGCGTCTGCTCGCCCTGCCCATCGACGAACGCGTCACCGGGGCGCTGCACGCCGAGCCCGGGTCGGCACCCCTCGCGGTGGTGCCGAGTGCCGCCGACCCGACGCCCTCCCTCTCTCCGCGGGACATCCAGGCCCGCATCCGCGCCGGCGAGTCCGCTGAGGACGTCGCCCGGATCGCCGGCGTCCCGGTCGACCGCGTCCTGCGCTACGCGGGCCCGGTGCTCCAGGAGCGGGCCATGCTCGCCCAGCACGCCCGGCGGACCCGACTCAAGGGCGCGGAGAAGCCGACCCCGCTGGCCGAGGTGGTCAACGGCCGGCTGGCCCAGCACGGGATCGACACCGAGAAGATCTCCTGGGACGCGTACCGGCGGGACGACGGCACCTGGCGGATCATCGCCACCTGGCCGTCGGGCAAGGCCACCGCCCAGGCGGTCTGGGACCTCGACAAGACCCGGCAGCACGTCGCCCCGCACGACGACATGGCGCAATATCTCTGCGCCGAGCGGCCGACGCCGATCCTCGGCCAGGAGCCGGCACCGGAGCGGGGCGGTCACGCGCTGCCCGGCCCGTCGCGCGGCGAGCCGAGCCGGGGCGGGCACGGCCTGCCGACGCCCGCCGAGCACGCCCGCCCGGGGCGGGACCCGATCCGCGCCGGCCGGGACGCCCTGCTCGCGTCGCTGGACCGGCCGCTCGGCTCGACCTCCGGTCGCGGGCTCGAACCACGCACCCCGGCTGCGCTGGCCGGGCCGGAGGCACCCCGTCAGCGCCCGGTCAGCGGGGGCGCGGCAGCGCTGCTCGGTGGCGGCCCCGGGTCCGCGTTCGACGACGACTCGGACGCGCCGAAGGAGGTCCCAGCCGTACCATCGCTGGCCGTGCTCCGGCCGCGTCGCACCGGCGCGGCGGCGGCAGCCGGCGGCGGCAGCGAGTCCGCCGAGGCCGGCGGCAAGCCGCGCAAGCGGCTGCCGAGCTGGGACGATGTCCTGTTCGGCAGCGGCCCGGCGGCCCGCGAGTCGTCCTGA
- the serC gene encoding phosphoserine transaminase, whose product MADAATIRIPDDIKPADGRFGCGPSKVRPAAVSALADVATSYLGTSHRQKTVRDQVARLRRGIAEFFSLPEGYEVIIGNGGTTAFWEVATFGLIRDRAQFASFGEFGAKFAKSVKDAPFLGEPTIRKAEPGTAPTLVAEAGVDVYATPHNETSTGVAVPIGRVAGADEGSLLLVDATSGAGGLEVNVGETDVYYFAPQKCFGSDGGLWLALMSPAALARATEIKESGRYIPAFLDLVTAIDNSRLEQTYNTPALATIFLAAEQTDWMNTQGGLAWAAKRTAESAAIVYGWAERAGFATPFVADPALRSNVVATIDFADGVDASAIAKALRANGIVDTEPYRKLGRNQLRVALFPAVEPADVEALTASIDYVVERL is encoded by the coding sequence GTGGCTGACGCAGCGACCATCCGGATTCCCGACGACATCAAGCCCGCCGACGGGCGCTTCGGCTGCGGGCCGTCCAAGGTCCGTCCGGCGGCGGTCTCCGCCCTCGCCGACGTCGCCACCAGCTACCTGGGCACCTCCCACCGGCAGAAGACCGTCCGCGACCAGGTGGCCCGGCTGCGCCGGGGCATCGCCGAGTTCTTCTCCCTCCCCGAGGGCTACGAGGTGATCATCGGCAACGGCGGCACCACCGCCTTCTGGGAGGTCGCCACCTTCGGCCTGATCCGCGACCGGGCCCAGTTCGCCAGCTTCGGCGAGTTCGGCGCGAAGTTCGCCAAGTCGGTCAAGGACGCCCCGTTCCTGGGCGAGCCGACCATCCGCAAGGCCGAGCCGGGCACCGCGCCGACCCTGGTCGCCGAGGCGGGCGTGGACGTCTACGCCACCCCGCACAACGAGACCTCCACCGGCGTGGCCGTGCCGATCGGCCGGGTGGCGGGCGCCGACGAGGGCTCGCTGCTGCTGGTCGACGCCACCTCCGGCGCCGGCGGCCTGGAGGTCAACGTCGGCGAGACCGACGTCTACTACTTCGCCCCGCAGAAGTGCTTCGGCTCCGACGGCGGCCTCTGGCTGGCCCTGATGTCGCCGGCCGCGCTGGCCCGGGCCACCGAGATCAAGGAGTCCGGCCGCTACATCCCGGCCTTCCTCGACCTGGTCACCGCGATCGACAACTCGCGGCTGGAGCAGACGTACAACACCCCCGCGCTGGCCACCATCTTCCTGGCCGCGGAGCAGACCGACTGGATGAACACCCAGGGCGGCCTGGCCTGGGCGGCCAAGCGCACCGCCGAGAGCGCCGCCATCGTGTACGGCTGGGCCGAGCGGGCCGGGTTCGCCACCCCGTTCGTGGCCGACCCGGCGCTGCGCTCCAACGTGGTGGCCACGATCGACTTCGCCGACGGGGTGGATGCCTCGGCGATCGCCAAGGCGCTGCGCGCCAACGGCATCGTGGACACCGAGCCGTACCGGAAGCTGGGCCGCAACCAGCTGCGCGTCGCGCTCTTCCCGGCGGTCGAGCCGGCCGACGTGGAGGCGCTCACCGCGTCCATCGACTACGTGGTCGAGCGACTCTGA